In Nilaparvata lugens isolate BPH chromosome 5, ASM1435652v1, whole genome shotgun sequence, the following proteins share a genomic window:
- the LOC111048406 gene encoding probable DNA-directed RNA polymerases I and III subunit RPAC2 → MEGIAELAGDENSGDRSRTFIFNDEGHTLGNALRSIIVSYPDVTFCGYTVPHPAEIKMHLRIQTNGPRAVDVLQRGLSDLHKLCEFTQQLFKAAMSEYKTRAQLESVHS, encoded by the exons ATGGAAGGAATTGCTGAA TTAGCAGGTGATGAGAATTCCGGAGATCGATCTCGTACCTTCATTTTCAACGATGAAGGGCACACATTGGGCAATGCTCTGCGATCAATTATAGTTTCCTA CCCAGATGTTACATTTTGTGGCTATACCGTTCCTCATCCAGCAGAAATCAAGATGCATCTGAGGATACAAACCAATGGGCCAAGAGCTGTTGATGTACTTCAAAGAGGTCTTAGCGATCTTCACAAGCTATGTGAATTTACTCAGCAACTATTCAAG gcGGCAATGTCAGAGTATAAAACCAGGGCTCAGCTTGAAAGTGTACATTCTTAA
- the LOC111055889 gene encoding tigger transposable element-derived protein 6-like translates to MPSHYKRKTDQQSWDLESMKQAILAVKREKMPFATAAKRFNVPRNTLKRRVLDKNVYAVESKKVLGKYRNVFSEEQRRKNELRCAAYSLAEKNKIPHTFNHEKKMAGKDWVAGFKKRHPSISLRTPEATSLARAQGFNKVNVCKFFDILKTVLDNHSFPAHRIYNCDETGLLTVQSRSTKVFALKGRRQVGAITSADRGLLSTFEVCMSAGGTFIPPFIIFPRKNMKAELTDGAPPGSEFACTQSGWMQADIFLKWFEHFLNHSKPSAESPVLLILDWHHATHTKNIDFINMARENHTTVICLPPHCSHKLQPLDVSFMAPFKAYYIQECEKFLRNNPGRAITQFQISRLLGESFLRAAVPSTAINGFRKCGIFPFNSDVYHDYDFLPADVTDIPNYGR, encoded by the coding sequence ATGCCATCTCATTATAAGAGAAAGACTGACCAGCAGTCATGGGATTTGGAGTCCATGAAACAAGCAATACTGGCtgtgaagagagaaaaaatgccATTTGCAACAGCTGCAAAGCGGTTCAATGTACCAAGGAATACTCTCAAACGTAGAGTGCTTGACAAAAATGTCTATGCAGTTGAAAGCAAGAAGGTTCTGGGCAAATATAGAAATGTTTTCAGTGAGGAACAACGGAGGAAAAATGAACTACGGTGTGCTGCCTACAGCCTTGCAGAAAAAAATAAGATTCCACACACATTCAACCATGAGAAGAAGATGGCTGGCAAGGATTGGGTAGCCGGTTTTAAGAAGAGGCATCCTTCAATCAGCCTGAGGACACCTGAAGCAACATCCCTAGCAAGAGCTCAAGGATTCAACAAAGTGAATGTGTGCAAATTCTTTGACATTTTAAAGACTGTTCTAGACAATCATTCGTTTCCTGCTCATAGAATTTACAACTGCGATGAAACAGGACTTTTAACCGTTCAAAGTAGAAGTACAAAAGTTTTTGCTTTAAAAGGCAGGCGGCAGGTGGGAGCAATCACTTCTGCTGATAGAGGTCTACTCTCAACCTTCGAAGTATGCATGTCTGCTGGGGGAACTTTCATACCTCCTTTTATAATATTTCCCAGGAAAAATATGAAAGCAGAGCTGACAGATGGAGCTCCTCCTGGCTCAGAATTTGCATGCACTCAAAGTGGCTGGATGCAAGcagatatttttttaaaatggtTTGAACACTTTCTGAATCATTCAAAGCCTTCAGCAGAGTCACCGGTGCTCCTCATATTGGACTGGCATCATGCCACACACACTAAGAATATTGATTTCATCAACATGGCCAGAGAAAATCACACGACTGTGATATGCTTGCCTCCCCATTGTAGCCACAAACTGCAGCCTCTGGATGTATCCTTCATGGCACCCTTCAAGGCATATTACATTCAAGAGTGTGAAAAGTTTCTGAGGAATAACCCTGGACGAGCCATCACACAGTTTCAAATCAGCAGACTCCTTGGTGAATCTTTTTTGAGAGCAGCTGTGCCCTCAACAGCCATCAATGGTTTCCGAAAATGTGGAATTTTCCCATTCAATTCAGATGTTTACCATGATTATGACTTTCTACCAGCTGATGTGACTGACATCCCAAATTAtggaagataa